Below is a window of Bremerella alba DNA.
AGCACCAATGCGGTCTTGATCTTCGATCGCGTACTGAGGAATCAACTCGCATCGACGTTTCAGCGTTACAACTTCGACGTGGGTGAAACGGCTTTGCTACCGATTCCGCCTGGCGTGGGTGACTCGAGCATTCAACTGATTGCCCCAGATAGTGGTATCGTCCGCTCCGTTTCTCCTCGCTTTCTCAACGAAGAGACCCGAGGCGTGCTGATCGACAATCTCGATTCGGCTGGTGTTTATTGGCTATCCGACGGAGAACCCAGCGGAACACCAGGAGACGCCGCAGAAGGAAGATCGCAGTTTCGCATCCCGATCAGTGGGACGCCTACTGCCTGGGAATCGCAGCTCACACGGCTCGATGAAGAGCAATTTGCCGGGCTCAATCTGCCTCCCCAATATCGCTGGCAAGACAGTTCGGAAGTGGTCGGCGGAAGCGGACTGCCGATGTCAGGCCATGCGTGGTGGCAGTGGTTGATCGGACTGGTCATCGTTTTACTTATTGTCGAAATGACCGTGGCGGCGATGCCGTCGTGGTTGGCCTGGATCGTGAATCGTGGCTCCACCTCGCCAGCGACCTCTTCGGCCTCATCGTGATTGAAACGGAATGATTTCAAAAGTACTAGGTTGGCTTCTCGGGATTAGCGACGTCGAATCGGTCGATGGCGTCAGCTTCTCTTTTGCTGCGCCATGGGCGGCGGTCGACCCAACCTGGCTGCTTATCGGCTGCCTGGCGGCGATCGGTTTCACGGTTTGGTATTACACGCGCATCCAATCCGGTCTCAGCCGACTGCCGGCCGCAGCTTTGGCAGCAACACGGGCGCTGATCCTGGTCATGCTGGTGGTGACGCTGGCCGATCCCACGGTTCGCTTGACGGCCAATCGCATGTTGAAGCCGGTGCTCTATCTCGTTTTCGACGGCACCGAGAGCATGAACATTCGCGACAATCTCACGCCGGACGAGCTGACTGCCTTAACCACTGCGGTTGGCAACGCAGGCACCGGCAGCGAAGTCGCCCCCCCTGCCCTGACCCGGCAACAATGGGTGAAAGCATATCTCGAAAAAGCAGACAACAACCTGATCGACCAGCTTCGCGATCAACACGACTTAGAGCTCGAGTACTTCCTTTTCGATGGCGAATCGACCAGCTTAGCACGGCGAGTGAGTGCCGGCAGCGACGACGAACCTTCCTCGCCCCAAGCAGTTTCCGCTGAGTTAACCACCAACGGTAAAGTGACCGCACTGGGTGAACTGGTCACCGACCTGGGCAACCAATCGACACGACGCTTGGGCGGCGTGCTCATGTTCAGCGATTTCGCCCACAACTCCGGCACGGCTCCGCTAGGTTCAAGTGGACATAACGAACCGACACCGCTCGAGCGACTCGGCGTTCCCATCTATCCGATCGGAATCGGAGCCGTCTCAACACGTGATCTGCAAGTCGAGATTCAGCCTCCGCTGAAAATGAAGAAGGCCGAACGCTCGACCATTACCGTCCGCGTCAGCCAATCCGGCGCCGAAGGTGAATCGGCTCAGGTCACCGTCACGGCCCGTCCCATGCAAGGCGAGTCGGTCGCCGAAGCGAGTGGTCAAGACATTGTCGTGGGCACCCAAACTGCCGTTTTTGATACGTCGATTCAATACCTTGAGTTTCCCTTCATCCCCCAGCAGTCAGGCCGCTTCCTGATTTCCGCTTCGGTCGATGTTTTGCCGGGCGAAGTGAGCGAGCAAAACAATCAATCGTCGCGAGCCGTCAACATTGTCGACGACTACATCCGTTTGACCTACATCGAGAACGAACCGACCTGGGAATGGCGTTTCGTCAAGGAAGTTTTTCATCGCGATCGCCTGGTCGGCATGGAAGGTTTCCGCACTTTCCTGCGTTCGGCTGACCCCAAAGTGCGTCAGGCGAACGAGATGTTTCTTCCCACGCTCACGCCGCAGCGCAGCGAGTTCTTTGCCAACGACGTCATCTTCCTCGGCGACGTTCCGTCCGAAGCGCTGAACCAACGTTTCTCACGCATGCTCAAGCAGTTTGTCGGACAATTCGGCGGTGGCCTGGTCATTGTTTCCGGGCCCAACAATGGCCCCTCCGAGTTAATCAATTCCGAGATCGCCGACATGCTGCCGGTGAAGCTAGATCGTTCCCTGTCCATTCGCGCGGCAAAGCCCTTCCGCATGGAGATCACCCCTTTGGGCAAGCAGGCCGATATTATGCAGCTGGGCGACAGCTCAGGCGATGCACTGCAACCGTGGGACAACCTGGGGGAACTTCCTTGGTACCAGCCGGTGTTGGGCGTTCACTCACAAGCCAACGTACTTGCTCAGCATCCGACCGATGTGTGTGCCGATGGCAAGACACCGCAGCCGCTGATCGCAACCCGCCGTTATGGCAACGGCGAAGTCATTTATATCGGCTTCAACGAACTTTGGCGGCTTCGCCGAATCTATGGCGAACGATATTACCGTCAGTTCTGGTCGCAGATCATTTCGCGACTCGCACTCAGCCACGCATTGGGCAGTCAGAAGCGATTTGTCCTCTCGATGGACCAGCCAGAATACCAGGTCGACGACCGGGCACTGCTGACTGTGGAAGCATATGACGAGAACTTCGATCCTTTGACGATGGATGACCTTCCCGCCGAAGGCCTTCAGGCCCAAATATTTTTAGGGGACGAGCCCGGCGCAGAGCCTACGCTGATGCAACTGAGCGAATCGCGTCCTGGCCGCTTCGAGGCCCGGGTTCCCGTTTTTGAGGCCGGAAGATTTACGGCTCGCGTCTCCGACCCGATCAACGGATCGCCCAGTGAAATCCGCTTCGATGTCGTGGGGGCCACGGCGGAGCAGCGAAACCCGGCTCGTAACCTGGCACTTCAAAAGGCGATGGCAACTTCGACCGGTGGCAAATCCTACGAACTTCAAGACGCCGGTCAGCTAGTCGACGACATCGCGGTGGAACCGGTCATTGAAGAGATCTCCCGTAGCTTCCCGATTTGGGGAACGCCCCTGTGGTTCATCATCGTGGTGACTCTCTTGATGACTGAATGGATTGCCCGAAAGCGAGCGAACCTGGCATGAGCACCTCGAAACTAGGCAGTCTGAAAACACAACTGCGACGCCTGAGAAATGCCCGCGATCGAGTCCGCCTGGGCTTGACGCTAACGTCGTCCATTTTCTGGATCTCAGGCACGTTGCTGTTATGGTTTTTGCTCGACTTCGGATTCAACCTGAGCCCGCTGCATCGTGGATTGATGATGCTAGTGAGCGTTCCAGTGCTTGCCTATGGCCTAAGTCAGGCGATGATCGCACTGCGTGGCTGGGGAACGTCGATTATCAACACGGCGATATCCGTCGAACATACGCACGGGATCGATGGCGACCTGGTCGCGGCCTTGCAGTTTGAACAAGGCCAGGCCATCGGCTCGACCGAACTACAAGCGGCCGTTGTTGATTACGTCGCCGAAATGAAGGACGAGATCGATATCTTTGAAGGGTTTGAGACGCACCATCTTTCAAGCCGATTCTTTGTGGTGGGGCTGATCGCAGCGATGTTTGCCGCATCGTGTGTTTTCGCTCCGCGACACGTTTCGGCTTACTTCCAGCGACTAACCCTGGCCAATGTCAGCTATCCGACAAAGACCTTGATCGCGTCGATATCGATCAATGGACACGAGGTCGACCTGAGCGACCCGGACCAGCGTATCCCGGTCGGCTACGGAAGCGGGCTCGCCATAACCATTGAGTGCCAAGGCGTCTTGCCGAAGACCTGCCGCCTGACCTTGGAAGATGAAAAGGGAGAAGCCACGTCGGCCACCCTCGAGCCGACCGATGACGATACCGGCAAGTACGTTTATTCGATCCCACGACTGATTCAACCGATTCAGTACCAAGTTTTTGCCGGCGACACGGAAAGCCCCCTGTTGGGTATCGAAATTATTACGCTACCGGCGCTCAAGGTCGAGCTTGCCGCGACGCCGCCTGACTACGCGAAGAACATTCAACTTGCCAGTCATTCCTCGTCGACCCACATGGCCGTGCTGGCCGGGAGTGATGTCTCGTTGAAGGTGCTGGCCGATCGCGATTTGGTTGCCCCTGAGTTGACGCTCCTTCGCGGCGCATCGCAATCGACGACCAAGCTTACCCCCACCGCACAATCGGAGAATGCCTGGCGGCTCGATGACCAACAGGCATCACTACAGGACATTCAAGAGACGGTCACGTACGAGCTGAACGCGGTCGATCATTTCGGCCTGTCACCAGCCTCGCCCATACGGGGGACCATCCGCGTTGTGCCAGACCGGCTTCCCAGCGCGTCGCTGCAAACTATTCACCATATCGTCTTGCCGACCGCATCGCCTGTGCTGCGTTACCGCGCGTCGGATGACTTCGGTCTGGCGAATCTCACGTTTCACTTAAAGATTCATCGCGGGCAGACGGCTCCCCGTGTGGTGGAAGTTCCTCTCCAACGATTGACCGCGAGTCAGCCGCCGCAGACCTCCCTTGAAGGTGAGTTTCCACTTGATCTCTCACCTTGGGCACTGGAAGTCGGTGACCGAGTCGAAGTGACGCTTCTGGCCACCGACTTTCGCAACAACGCCCAAGAGATGCCAGGGCAAAGCGATCCCGTGAATCTGGAAATTGGTGACGAGAGCACCGTGTTGGCTGCGATAGCCGAAGCCGACAAGCAATCGGAACAAATGCTGAGCGAATTGATCCAACAGCAATTAGGCTTGGGAGAAACCCAATGATACGCTTGATTTTTGCCAGCTTGATTTTTACCGCCGCGATGTCGACCAGCGTCGTGCAGCCATGCATTGCGACCGCGCAAGACACCGAAGTCGGCACGCTACGTCGAAACCAATACACCCAGCAGCAGGCCCAGGCGTTGACGCGGCAGTTGGTCTCGCAGGTGCTCGACCTACAGGCCGCGCAGCTTAAACAAAATGGCCTGACGAATGTCCCCATCTATAGCGATATCGTGCAGATGCGGGAAAACCTGGACGAACTGATCCGCAACGAAATGCAGGGAGTCGTCCAGAAATTGATCTTGGCCCAGGAAGTCCAAGGGAAAGAACGCGTCACCGCGATTACCGAAGCACGCGACGAAGTACGTAAAGTTCTGCTGACTTTCATGGCAGAGCGTCAGCGACTTTACCGCCGCATGCGACTAGCTCGATTGAACGCGCAAGTTCGTGAGTTGATCGCCATTCAAGAGAATGTTTCCACGCAAACCCGATCGCTGCAACAGTTGCCGATAGAATCTCGCGACTCGGCCGCTCTAGCGAATCTCTCTCGGCAAACCGATGCCGTGATGATGTTCCACCATCTGGAAGAAGCCCTGCTCGATATGCGTGGCTGGGGTGGGTCGCTGGCGAACTCGGCCATTGCTGGGCAACAGATCCTGAAAGAAGAAAACGCTGCGAACGAAGTCCAAGGGGCATTGGCCAGCATTCGTGATGGCCGATACTCCGGGGCCAATGTCCATCAAGATGCGTTCATCGCGGCCCTCTATAAGATTCTGGAGGACCTTCAAAAGGCCCAAGGGCTGGCCGATAACAGTCTCGAAACGGCGATGAACGAAATCGAGAAACTTAAAGATGAACAGCAAACGGTCAAAGAAGAAACCAGCCAGGATGAGCTAACCCCAGAAAAAGCAGACGAACTCTCGCAGAAGCAAGAAGCGATTCAAAAGAAGTTGGAAGAGTTGGCAAAGGAAATGACCAGCCAGCCAGAGAATGTCGAGCCTCTCGAAGAGGCAAGTCAGTCCGCCGCAGAAGCAGTCGCCGAGCTGTTTGAAGCCGATCAAGAAGCCGCGATCGAGAAGCAAGAGGAAGTCATTGCGAAGCTTGAGACGCTGAAAGAACAACTCATCGAGCAGGCCGTTCCAGCCAATGTTGCCAGCGCCGACGAACGGGAAGAGCAAATCGCCGCTCTAGAAGAAGCTAAGCAAGACCTGGAAAACGCACTCGAGAAACAAAACGACGCCCAGCAGCAGCTCCAGAAGACCCCGGAAGATGCCAGTGCCGTTGCCCAGATGCAAAAAGAAGCGGGGCAAGAGCTAGACGCCGCCGCCAAGACCGAAAACCTTCCCGATGCTGTCAAACCGATGATCGCCGAAGCCAAGGCTACGGCCAACGAAGCCGCAGCTGCCGCTGAGAAAGCCGCCGCCGAGAAAACAAACTCCGACAACCAACAGGCCGCGACCGATGCGCAAGAAAACGCAATCGATACGACCCGTCAGGCACTGGAAAACGTCTCTTCAACCCTTGCCGATGCCAAACGTCAGCAGTTAGCCACCAAGATCGGAGAACTGGCCCGTGCGGCCGAGGCCCTTGATCGAGCGGCCGCCGCCCAGCAAGAGATTTCCCGAGACGCCGCCAAGGTTGCCAATGATCCACAGCAAAGCCAAAACCAAGACATGGCG
It encodes the following:
- a CDS encoding DUF4175 family protein, with translation MSTSKLGSLKTQLRRLRNARDRVRLGLTLTSSIFWISGTLLLWFLLDFGFNLSPLHRGLMMLVSVPVLAYGLSQAMIALRGWGTSIINTAISVEHTHGIDGDLVAALQFEQGQAIGSTELQAAVVDYVAEMKDEIDIFEGFETHHLSSRFFVVGLIAAMFAASCVFAPRHVSAYFQRLTLANVSYPTKTLIASISINGHEVDLSDPDQRIPVGYGSGLAITIECQGVLPKTCRLTLEDEKGEATSATLEPTDDDTGKYVYSIPRLIQPIQYQVFAGDTESPLLGIEIITLPALKVELAATPPDYAKNIQLASHSSSTHMAVLAGSDVSLKVLADRDLVAPELTLLRGASQSTTKLTPTAQSENAWRLDDQQASLQDIQETVTYELNAVDHFGLSPASPIRGTIRVVPDRLPSASLQTIHHIVLPTASPVLRYRASDDFGLANLTFHLKIHRGQTAPRVVEVPLQRLTASQPPQTSLEGEFPLDLSPWALEVGDRVEVTLLATDFRNNAQEMPGQSDPVNLEIGDESTVLAAIAEADKQSEQMLSELIQQQLGLGETQ